A genomic region of Brevibacillus sp. JNUCC-41 contains the following coding sequences:
- the yihA gene encoding ribosome biogenesis GTP-binding protein YihA/YsxC: protein MKVTSSDIVISAVKPEQYPNTPIPEFALAGRSNVGKSSFINKMINRKNLARTSSKPGKTQTLNFYIINEALHFVDVPGYGYAKVSKTERDAWGKMIETYFTSRDQLRAALLIVDLRHPPTKDDIAMYEFLKHYDLPRIVIATKADKIPKGKWQKHLKITRQTLNMEKEDELLLFSGETGEGKEQAWGVLKKYM from the coding sequence ATGAAAGTGACGAGTTCAGATATTGTCATCAGTGCTGTGAAGCCTGAACAATATCCTAATACCCCAATACCGGAATTTGCCTTGGCAGGCCGTTCCAACGTTGGGAAATCCAGTTTCATCAACAAAATGATCAATCGAAAAAACTTGGCGCGCACATCCTCTAAACCGGGTAAGACGCAAACCTTGAATTTTTATATCATAAATGAAGCACTCCATTTTGTGGATGTACCTGGTTATGGTTATGCAAAAGTATCTAAGACCGAGCGTGATGCTTGGGGAAAGATGATTGAAACGTACTTCACTTCCCGTGACCAGCTCCGCGCTGCGCTTCTGATCGTCGATTTGCGTCATCCGCCGACAAAGGATGATATCGCAATGTATGAATTCCTGAAGCATTATGATCTGCCCCGGATCGTTATTGCCACTAAAGCGGATAAAATTCCAAAAGGCAAATGGCAGAAGCACTTGAAAATCACGCGCCAAACGTTAAATATGGAAAAAGAAGATGAATTGCTTCTATTCTCTGGTGAAACAGGCGAAGGTAAGGAACAAGCATGGGGCGTCCTTAAGAAATATATGTAA
- the hemA gene encoding glutamyl-tRNA reductase, with the protein MHILAVGINYKTAPVEIREKLSFNEAELAEAMKALKNKKSILENIIISTCNRTEIYAVGDQLHTSRYYIKEFLSEWFNIDKEEFSKYLFIYEGDGAVEHLFSVTCGLNSMILGETQILGQVRSSYLLGQKEDTIGTVFNHLFKQALTLAKKAHSETEINTNAVSVSYAAVELAKKIFGGLNGKNVLILGAGKMGELAIQNLHSNGADSITVINRTFQKAVDLAERFNGTAKQLQELQCALVETDILITSTGSKDLLVTKEMMSFINKLRKGRPIFMVDIAVPRDLDPTLAELENVFLYDIDDLEGIVQANIEERKKAAEKIELMIESEIVDFNQWINLLGVVPVISSLREKSLSIQKETMESIERKLPHLSERDKKVLNKHTKSIINQMLKDPILYAKELADEPNAKEQLNNFVKIFHLEELIEDQLVADEKERSSSKPSLLNPVPVQ; encoded by the coding sequence ATGCATATTCTAGCGGTTGGTATAAATTACAAAACTGCCCCTGTAGAAATTCGGGAAAAACTATCGTTTAACGAAGCCGAACTTGCCGAGGCAATGAAAGCTCTTAAAAATAAAAAAAGCATCTTGGAAAACATTATTATTTCTACATGCAACAGGACGGAAATATATGCGGTCGGTGATCAGCTTCATACAAGCAGGTATTATATAAAGGAATTTCTTTCGGAATGGTTCAATATCGATAAAGAAGAATTTTCTAAATATCTGTTCATTTATGAAGGCGATGGGGCTGTCGAGCATTTATTTTCAGTTACCTGCGGCTTGAATTCCATGATACTGGGAGAAACTCAGATTTTGGGACAAGTACGTTCAAGCTATCTGTTAGGTCAGAAGGAAGATACGATCGGTACCGTTTTTAACCATCTCTTCAAGCAAGCCCTTACATTAGCTAAAAAAGCTCATTCGGAAACCGAAATCAATACCAATGCCGTTTCCGTCAGCTATGCGGCAGTCGAGCTTGCAAAAAAAATCTTTGGAGGCCTGAACGGCAAGAATGTCTTGATTCTTGGGGCCGGTAAGATGGGTGAGCTGGCCATACAAAATCTTCATAGCAATGGCGCAGACAGCATTACGGTCATTAACCGTACGTTCCAGAAAGCGGTTGACCTGGCCGAGAGATTCAATGGTACGGCGAAACAGCTTCAAGAGCTGCAATGCGCTTTAGTGGAAACTGATATCCTGATTACTTCAACTGGATCAAAAGATCTTCTTGTAACAAAGGAAATGATGTCATTCATCAATAAGCTTCGTAAAGGCCGTCCTATTTTCATGGTCGATATCGCAGTGCCGCGTGACCTCGATCCGACATTGGCCGAGCTGGAAAATGTCTTCTTGTATGACATTGACGATCTTGAAGGGATCGTGCAAGCCAATATCGAAGAACGTAAAAAAGCTGCCGAGAAAATAGAATTGATGATCGAATCGGAAATTGTGGACTTCAACCAATGGATTAATTTGCTTGGTGTGGTTCCCGTCATTTCTTCTTTACGGGAAAAATCCCTATCGATCCAGAAGGAAACGATGGAGAGCATCGAAAGAAAGCTTCCGCATTTAAGCGAACGTGACAAAAAGGTTCTGAACAAGCATACGAAAAGCATCATCAACCAAATGCTGAAAGATCCGATCCTTTATGCAAAAGAGCTGGCAGATGAGCCGAATGCAAAAGAGCAATTGAATAATTTCGTGAAAATCTTCCATTTAGAGGAATTGATTGAAGACCAGCTGGTTGCGGATGAAAAAGAACGGAGCAGCTCCAAACCATCCCTATTGAATCCAGTTCCTGTCCAGTAA
- a CDS encoding LiaF transmembrane domain-containing protein yields MKTQRIFPGIVLMGFGLYFFLEHSQIEIFPGFFSWPTLLCIVGAAFLIQAYSGNEYESILPGVILLGFGAHFHIVENLDIWPDNIGIFILIISLGFILRARKTNSGMFHGMVLFIISITLLFYDKIKTSFGFDVTTTANIERFWPFALMAIGIYFLVRKK; encoded by the coding sequence ATGAAAACGCAGCGTATTTTCCCAGGAATCGTTTTAATGGGTTTCGGGCTCTATTTTTTTCTAGAACATTCCCAAATCGAAATCTTTCCAGGCTTTTTCAGCTGGCCCACTTTATTATGTATAGTAGGTGCCGCCTTCCTGATTCAGGCATATAGCGGTAATGAATATGAGTCCATCCTGCCAGGCGTTATCTTACTCGGGTTCGGGGCTCACTTCCACATCGTCGAGAACCTGGATATTTGGCCGGATAATATAGGTATCTTTATTTTAATCATCTCTCTGGGATTTATTCTCCGGGCACGCAAAACAAATTCTGGAATGTTTCACGGCATGGTACTATTCATCATCTCGATCACTTTATTATTCTATGATAAAATCAAAACGTCTTTCGGGTTTGATGTTACAACTACCGCGAACATCGAAAGGTTTTGGCCATTTGCCTTGATGGCAATCGGCATTTATTTTTTGGTTCGAAAAAAGTGA